A part of Paroedura picta isolate Pp20150507F chromosome 7, Ppicta_v3.0, whole genome shotgun sequence genomic DNA contains:
- the SPEF2 gene encoding sperm flagellar protein 2 isoform X6, translating to MEKWLGERYLAEMSSVDKLIEVARHHIEASTRIQNELVLEGTEFYINGDIKVFPDPVPPPRPPSVETALNGTPTISQLSSLHKQFLQVAPKALAVLKQMKRKTVTPAKPSQKNKEFPKIWLSKYSWLKHDSGRDTMYCALCRKHNVDLGESAHNFCSGTDDFRIELVTEHESSEAHAWATCMETASSTAPDTTTTEQILKNMSKAALGRIENLFRTCHAIAKTGRPFTDLDWMCKLDDMKGVDIGSIFRNDKAARIFIHFIAEVERKALKEKLDQCKFFSLISDGVTDLVSTEAALVYVRFAYQGKVHCQIVGVQSIDRYDASAVKNAILKILQTNLQLHLPSQDWSRKLVGFGSHGADVMVGQNNGVAKLLKEIQPRVQSVHCLVHRLEMAYKETLKSAHLYTVVMGLLRNTYYFYQNSPLNKSNLKLAYEALKLRPAIPSRTGGSRWLLRLQTALQILLKGYPAIVLHMSKIEEEPCFPDHQKAKDLLKLLLKTEVVKFSHFLLDVITVLNILSRVAQDQNSSIADVFATIQSTQETLQMYRARSGPRERLVETITNFHGHQLIGDGDIKEVRTELLSGLLHQLADCFCDASEEVLRASSIGSFKLWPNKIMQEFGEIEVSVLAKYYEPILERAGVEVDEVETEWTMLKAELYHRYPNIRRLTWDSVNSDYSHKYPNILALVDLVLTLPAGSDEAARGFCQMKLTMTQRRPKLMLESMTDLMIIQMNSPDIKNFDPQKAIQLWNVSWQRNRKGEGGQWMATRERSDCSSDSDWESIFGND from the exons ATGGAAAAATGGCTTGGCGAGAGATACCTGGCCGAAATGTCCAG TGTTGACAAGTTAATTGAGGTTGCCCGCCACCACATTGAAGCATCTACTAGAATCCAGAACGAGCTGGTTCTAGAAGGGACAGAGTTTTACATTAATGGCGACATCAAAGTATTCCCAGACCccgtccccccaccccgccctccGTCGGTAGAGACCGCATTGAATGGTACGCCAACAATTTCACAGCTTAGCAGTCTCCATAAGCAGTTTCTGCAGGTGGCACCGAAAG CTTTGGCAGTTCTGAAGCAAATGAAAAGGAAGACTGTAACTCCAGCCAAGCCATCGCAGAAAAATAAAGAGTTTCCAAAAATATGGCTGTCAAAGTACTCGTGGCTGAAACACGACAGCGGGAGAGACACCATGTACTGCGCTTTATGTCGGAAGCATAACGTGGACTTGGGAGAATCCGCGCACAACTTTTGCTCCGGGACGGATGATTTCCGAATTGAGTTGGTCACTGAGCATGAAAGCAGTGAAGCTCACGCTTGGGCGACGTGCATGGAAACGGCCAGCTCTACCGCTCCAGACACAACGACCactgagcagatattaaagaacaTGAGCAAAGCGGCCTTGGGGAGAATCGAGAACCTCTTCCGAACCTGCCATGCCATTGCCAAGACTGGGCGACCTTTCACGGACCTGGACTGGATGTGCAAGCTGGACGATATGAAGGGGGTGGATATCGGCTCCATATTTAGAAACGACAAGGCCGCCAGGATCTTCATTCATTTCATTGCAGAAGTGGAGCGAAAGGCCTTAAAGGAGAAATTAGACCAATGCAAGTTCTTTTCGCTCATCAGTGATGGAGTCACGGACCTCGTGAGCACGGAAGCTGCCCTTGTTTACGTGCGCTTTGCCTACCAAGGGAAGGTCCACTGTCAGATCGTCGGGGTTCAGTCGATAGACCGGTACGATGCTTCAGCAGTGAAAAATGCCATTTTGAAAATATTACAGACCAACCTGCAGCTCCACCTGCCAAGCCAAGACTGGTCAAGGAAACTAGTTGGCTTTGGGAGTCATGGGGCGGACGTCATGGTCGGACAGAACAACGGAGTGGCGAAACTTTTGAAAGAAATCCAGCCACGTGTTCAGAGTGTGCATTGCCTGGTTCATCGGCTTGAAATGGCCTACAAGGAAACCTTGAAGAGCGCTCATCTATACACCGTTGTCATGGGCCTCTTGCGAAATACGTACTACTTTTATCAAAACTCACCCCTGAATAAAAGCAATCTTAAGCTAGCTTACGAAGCCCTCAAACTGAGGCCAGCTATTCCTTCTCGAACTGGTGGTTCCCGATGGCTCCTTCGCCTACAGACTGCTCTTCAAATTCTGCTTAAAGGGTACCCTGCAATTGTCCTACACATGAGCAAG ATAGAAGAAGAGCCATGTTTTCCCGACCACCAGAAAGCAAAAGACCTCTTGAAGCTCCTTCTGAAAACAGAAGTGGTTAAGTTTTCCCATTTCTTGTTGGATGTCATTACCGTCCTCAACATCCTGTCTCGCGTGGCCCAGGATCAGAATTCTTCCATTGCAGATGTTTTCGCAACCATTCAGTCCACCCAGGAAACTCTCCAAATGTATCGAGCAAG GTCTGGGCCGAGGGAACGTCTAGTGGAGACCATCACGAATTTCCATGGACACCAGCTAATTGGAGATGGAGATATAAAGGAGGTCCGAACAGAGCTATTAAGCGGTCTTTTGCATCAGCTGGCTGATTGCTTTTGTGATGCTAGCGAAGAGGTTTTGAGAGCAAGCTCTATCGGGAGTTTTAAGCTGTGGCCCAACAAAATCATGCAGG AATTTGGGGAGATTGAGGTGTCCGTCTTGGCCAAGTATTATGAGCCGATCTTGGAACGTGCTGGCGTGGAGGTTGATGAAGTGGAGACTGAATGGACCATGCTGAAAGCAGAGCTGTATCATAG ATATCCGAACATCCGAAGGTTAACATGGGATTCAGTAAATTCAGATTACTCTCATAAATACCCAAACATCTTGGCATTAGTCGATCTGGTCTTGACGCTTCCGGCAGGTTCTGATGAGGCGGCTCGTGGCTTCTGCCAAATGAAGCTGACCATGACGCAGCGGCGTCCAAAGCTGATGCTCGAAAGCATGACTGACCTCATGATCATCCAGATGAATTCTCCGGATATCAAGAATTTTGATCCGCAGAAGGCCATTCAGTTGTGGAATGTTTCTTGGCAGAGGAACAGAAAAGGAGAGGGCGGCCAATGGATGGCTACTCGAGAGAGATCAGATTGTTCATCCGACTCCGATTGGGAAAGCATCTTTGGAAATGATTAG